DNA sequence from the Manis javanica isolate MJ-LG chromosome 15, MJ_LKY, whole genome shotgun sequence genome:
aatatttattcaccctaatcttttctgttttccGGAAGTAATGGCACAAAATAAGGTCCTGTTTTGCCCTTAGATTTATACAGAACACGTGTATAGTGGGAACACTATGACTTCTGGTGGCAGAGGCCTCCAGATTGTATCAATGGACTGATGGGAGCAGAAGGTACGGAAGCTGGAAAGCTGCGGTGAAGACGGCTTAACAACGGCACGGTTCCCCCAGACAAGGGCACATGGGGAGAGGGCCTCTCGATCTGAAACGGACTCCCTCTCTCCAACACTGGCACCACCTCCATCTGCAGGAAGATACCGACTACTTGTCTTTATGAACATCCTTTATTCGCATACTTTGAAGGCTTACTTTCCAGAGGAACTAAATAGATTGACAGCATTTTTCTGCCTCTATTTCGTAGCACTCCCACCCAGGTAAGGCTCGAGGGTGGAAAACAAATTCAGTTATCAAGGAGCTCTAGGAATTAGACAGGGGTCATGTTGGCGGATTCCTATTTACTTTCAAAAGACAAGATCTATGGTTAGGAAAATGCCTCTACGTCTTACGCTCTGACCTACGTGCATTAACATCCCAACTGAACCTCAGTCTTGGATATGTGGTCACTGGCAGAGCTAGtgcacattctctctctctctctctctctctttctctctctctctccatgttcATTTGCTATAGCTGCCTGCCAGGGTGTCTTTCTTGCTGTAGCTCCCTGGTGGAAGCTGCCACGCCAGCCTGTTCTGCCCTCCATCTCCTGTCCCCACACTCAGTGACTGATGGGCTCCAGCTAAGTACACCAGAACGGCCTTTCTACCTCTGCAGCTCCATCTTCTCCTTTATTGCTGCATTAACTTTTTCCCCTCTACCTTCACCCTAGTGGGGCACAGCTACCTCCAAGTTCACCTGTTCACTCACTTATGTAACTATCACAGTCTGACCAGGATGCAGTGTGTTCACACCTCTGCTGACCAGGAATCTGACTCCCTTCCTGAAGGCAGTGGACACTCACAAACACTAAGGGACAAACTAGTGGACAAAGCGCTGGCTCGCGTGCCGTCAGTAGGATGTGCTCACCTGTTTGTTAGCCTTCAGCACCGCCCTCAGGGTGGCGATCTGCTCGCGTTTGGTGCTCAGCAGGGACTTCAGCTTGAGGATCTCTTCCATTAAGGCCTCCTTGTCTTTGTCGATCATGGGGGCCAGCTCCCGTGCGGCCGCTCTCTGACGAGACAGCTGCAAGGACCGGTCCACAGCTTTCTGCAGATGCTTAATCTGGTCCCGGATAATGGCATTAAGGTTGTAGATATTCATTGGCTCTTTGCGGATGTCACTTGTATCTAATACTGGAGATGACGGCGGGGCAGTAATAACAGGAGAGATGGTGGGGGTCTTGGTTGGACTTGGTTCTTTGCTGGcctctgtgttttctttggaaaCTGGTTCGGATGAGGTCCTTGTTTCTACTGGGGATGACATGCCCCGCCTGGCTAACCGTGGGGACACAAGTCCCCGGGGATCCTCCGGCCCTTTCAGGCTGCCGCTGCGGGTGACCCTGCTTTGCCTGTAGTAGTCCAGCATGACCCTGTTGGGGGTTTCGTTATTGCACAGGCATACGTGGTGGTAAAGCTGAGCCAGCTCCTCACTAAACGTCACCAACTCATCCTGAGCTGTATTAAGGGTGTTGTGGTTCTCGTTGGCTATGCCGGTCATCTTTTGCAGCTCCTTCTCCATGTGGGCCATCTTCTCCCCACTCTCCTTGGTGCTCTTCTCAAGGCTTGTAACCTGTTCGTCATACATCTGGATCTTACTCTCATACTTAGCCTTCTCTTCGGTATGATTTTCTACAGATTTATTGTATTTCTCCTTTAAGGCCTTGATTTCAGCCTTCAGATCGATCACCTCAGTCACTGCCACCCTGTATTTGCACTCAAGGATCTCTAAGCCATGGATGTCCACCTCATAGTCATGAGCCTCCCCCCCTGAGTCCCGGCCCTTCTCCCCGTCCAGCTCGGCCTTGAGCTCTTTGCTGCTCTGAAGGCCCCTCATGGCATTGACGTGCTCCGTGAGCCGGTGCACACGCTCGTGCTGCTCTGTCAGCGCCCCCTTGGTGTGTTCCAGCTGCGTCTGCGACTCCTGGAGATTGGCCAGGAGAATCGCCTTTTCCCGCTCGACCTGCAATGGCAACAGAAAGTCTCTGAGTGACTTCAGGGCAACGCCAACAATGTGCTTGATCCATTCACAGTCGGCATGTACACGCTTAAAATAATTGCAGGAGAGCCCAGGTCTCCAATATTTCATGTTAAACTGGAGAATGTTTTCTTAAGTCAGCAGTTCGGGTAAGTCAATCAATATAAAATACATCATTCTAAAAATTATGCTATGCATACTTACCCATCCAAATTTTCATGCATTATACATACACTCATGAAACTTGAATGTTACTCAAATAatctaatttttatcttttaacacCCTGCAGAAAATGTAACATGACTTCAAGAGATAGTATGGACACTGTCTTTATTCTGAGAGCCTCACAGTACATCCGTACCTTAGTTCACAGGGGGTAAGCGACTGTCTCAAGGTACCTATGAATAATCCTTTTCTTTCCAGAACTCAACCCAAAATCGGGTTTAAAACTTAAGGCTTTAACTTACTAAACAATGATTGAGAACATTAACCATCctcttaaaacaaatatttaatccCCAAAATAGACATACTAAATTTGATCATTTCAATATAAAAGTCAGAGAATATACTTTAGGGCTAAAAGAACAACTTGAAAATCAATTCCTTCAGCCCAAAAAGGAATTCTAAAAATTAGCAATGAATCTGAATAATGTGACAGTTTTGTTATTATACAGGTGGTATTATGGCACACTGAAAAACATTTAGGTCTCAATATAAAATACTGTTTCaataaatataagtatataaGAAATTGTAAgctgagaattaaaaaaacattttctgtccTTCCATGTGGGCAATCACCACTATGAATTAAGTTTTTACATTGCTTATAAAGGAAATACGGTTCTCaataagcaaataattttaacattttgaagcaCTATGTAGGAGGTATCATATCCTCCtgcattgctttttcttttcttcttgttttttaaaataacccaTCATGAGATCTGCTGTAGGGATAATGGATCGATGTTGAATGTTTTTACATCTTCAAAGAAATGATCAATTCAATCTTTCAAACTTTCCTAGATCAGACATTCTATACCTCCAAACTTCTAAATACTTAGGAGCCaagtaaaattattattataataacatAATCAATATAACctgttaaaatataatataattaaaatataattagtattttatttaaccagcATATTACTTTagatctcttctttccttccttcctcccttgatATCATCCATATAATTATCATGTGCAGACAGTCTTCACTTGGCAAAGTTCTAATATGCATGAATTTAAGTAATTGTAGTTTAGTTAAAACAAAGTCCCTCCAAAACAGTCCAAATTTCAATATCCAGTGAACTATGAGCAATGTGTGAAGTACAAACACTGCTGCTTCAATCTACAATATCACTATATAGTAACACCATGACGAGTGACCAATCACATCACTTCATTCAAAGTTTGCCAGGGATTGGCCACTATGTATCTCTTACTCAGTTCAGTTCACTCAGACACAAAGGGTGTGTAGTTGTGTTATCTTCTCATCTCCTAGGGATAAATCCACATAATGTACGCAAGAGTTGTAGGTGGATGACATTGGTGCTGTTGGAAGGATTTTAGGTATGCAGCCAAGGCAACTTGGTGAAGGAGAACGTACCGGCATAAATGAAAAAAGTAGTTGTTACAAAAAGAATGACTCTATCCTAGAGGATGTGTGTGACCTAGGCCCTCAGACCTCTTTTCAGACACTGAAAGTGCAAAAGATAAAACATTGGAAGCCAATCCACACTTAGAAAGGAATACAACTATTCACCAAGGCACAGGAAAGATTCTTCTTAGTATCCTAAGTTATATGATGAGAGGAAAGCAAGCTCAAACCACTCTTGGTaagtttttttttgggggggggggtacGTTGAgggttaaatttttatttgaaaagcttGTAATACTTCAATATTCTGTAAAAAGTAATTTCTCTAGTTTTTTGGAGGGTGGTCAAATTTTAACTTCAAAGGTAagtttttttacaaagaaaacttttactatgtttcttatttttagacTACAGTGTACTAGGTAGTTgtactgtttttttcatttctctatacATTTATGACCAAGAGAGTTTTTTATATTCTGACAGTTTTTGAAGATCAAAGAACTGTCATTTTCTACATTAATTATTAAGTTTGTTTTGCATGGTTTCAGCTTGCAGAAGAGTATTTATGGCCCCATGATATAAAAAGCAAAGACTGCCTATAAAATATAgtcatgtatatttaaaataaaaataagttttgttattttaaattatgtagaGGCTTATagattgtagttttcattttatgaCATAGTGCTTGCCCATTATGACAGGCATGCAATCCATCAGTTATATATCATGGCTACAgaaaccaaaatagaaaacttttgaaaggaaaagcttttaaagtaaaaattggaCCAGAACAAAATGTACTGACTATGTCTCAAGCTTGTTTTAGAGGCAAAAGCGTTACGATGAATGAGGTAATGCCATTGGGAGAGTTTCTGATCCGTGCTCTGCCAGCTtcgacttaaaatattttctaagctCAAAAGGGTAAGTCCGTCAGTTTCTTAATGATCGTGGCTCCAGAAAACATCAAATACAACATGTCTCTCTTGTGTAAGTATGATGCGCATCAGACTGATTTCCACACTAAATACATTTCTGGTGGAATCAACTGAATACAAAATGATATCCAGATTGTATACatatactatacacacacacacatagacgtATATTTtccatatgtgtgtattttttccagACAGTTAAGGATGTTCTGCACCACCTCCTCCCAAAAAAAGATAAGTTGTGGATAATTTTGTACAAATCCACCAATGTATTTTCACTCAGCTATTGAAATCTGGAGTAAGTTAAATTATATTTGGATTTCTGAGAACAGTGGTTAAACTGTTTAAGATACACTTTGCtttgaattaataaatgcaaagcattttaaagattaaaattgCTTATTTTAAGTGTACTGTGTTAATTTCTATTTGTGAAGAATTTATCCAAGACAGACTTGCTCAGCTCATCAGAATCTTCTATAGTGACTAAGAATAGTTGCCTTATTTCTTTCCTACAATCTTCATCTTCTACCTGGAAccgaagattttatttttccaagtagAGCTGGTTGTTTTGCCAGAAAACCTGAATGCTGAATTTGTAAACTCTTTAGTCTTGTATAATTATACAGCATATGTTAACTATTAATTACTATTGTTGCAATTATGTCCCatggatattttttaattcactgaacatttaccttttaaataaacacatttacaCGTATTGAGTACTCATTTGTggaggaatgaaagaaaagatgaatCAGAATttgcacattcattttaggacttTTATAGGAAAAGAGGTCAAAGTTGTTTGATAAACTATCAGTTTTCACGAAGTCTATCCTGGTCATTTGACTCAATGTGGCATGTGCGTGATTGGTGTGACTCTTGTAATGGTCTGCATAGTATCAATATGTACCAAAGAACTCAATTTGTTTTCCTCTGCTTGAAGTGAAGCACTTGTGGCGATGCATGGCTGTGCCCGGACAGATGAGGACTGTGAAAGAAGATCAACCTAGAATTAAGAAACACCAGCTGAGGGAATCCAGCAGTTGCAAAAGAAGGGAGTATATTTTGGAGAGTGTGGTGAcaagtctctctctttctcatgcacacacacacatgcagaggtCAGTCACTGGACAGtctccaaagaatagaagaggaaggacCCTCTTcagctcattctatgaggctggtATTACtctgatactaaaaccagacaaagatactacaaaaaaaactacagaccagtaactcttatgaacatagacacaaacattttaaacaaaatactagcaaactgaacccaacaatataaaaaggattatacaacatgaccaagtgggcttTATCCTAGGATAAATGCAGTGTTGATTTAATATCTCCAAATCAATAATACACTGTATTAATGGAATACAGGACAAAAAATAGAACACAGGACAAAATCTCAGTATATGCAGAAAAAAGCTTTTTGTAAATTCAATGAACTTTCATGGTGAAAATAGTCAATAATCTAGAAACAGaagagaacttcctcaacctgataaagggtaTCTACGGAACACCCAGAGCTACCTTCTTAATGACAAAAGCTTTCCTTctaggatcaggaacaagacaaggatgattGCTCCTGCCACTTTTATTCAGTGTTGTACTGGAAATGCCAGCCAGGGTGACTAGGCTATGATCAAAGgcaaataataagtgttggtgaggatgtggagaaatcagaaccctcacATACTGCTGGTAgagatgtaaaatggtgcagctgctttgaaaACTGTCTTGTGGTTCCTCAGAAGTGAAACAAagagttaccatataacccagcaattccactcctaggtacatatgcccaagagaattaaaatgtatgtacacataaaaatatatacatgaatgttaataatagcattattcatagtagccaaaaagcagaaacaactcaaatgtccatctctgataaatggataaataaaatgtggtatatccatacaaaggAATACTACTTGGCAATTAAAAAGGAACGAAGTACTAAtatatgttacaacatggatgaacctcacaCGTTATGCTAAGtcacaaaaaaaaccctcatattttatgattcatttatgcagaatgttcagaataggcaaatctattgagacagaaagtagattagttgcCTAGGGTTGGTGTGGCTTCTAATGGGAACATTGCttctttaatgaaaatattctaaaattgactgtgctGGTAGCTGCAGAACTCtgagaatatactaaaaactgttGAATTATAGCCTTGAAATGAGTGGActatatggtatatgaattatatctccataaagcTGTTCTATAAAAAAACTATATAAACTCTCCCCTTATTGAGATTATAGGAGTTTTTTATGTTTACTGATTACATGGTAGAAAAAGTAAGTCTTCTGGGAAATGTGTTTGCCTATAAAGCTCATAAAGTCTATATTAGTTTAACAACTTAACTTGTAAACTTTGTCCTCGGAAACTGTATTTgtcactttaaattttaaaaaccaggaactgacttatcttgttttaattaatttctcCTGGTAAATACTCTCTAAGTCTTTAGTAAGTAcagataatattttatttgtttggctctttctctctgtgtagCAACTCCACTGACTAGGTTTTTGACTTTCAACAAATGATAACATATTTGTGCCTccgtttccctatctgtaaaatggggacaataatactATCTACCCCATATGACTGGTACAAGAGCCAACCAGTGAagcaaatacataaattaatttgAACTCTTATGGGACATGCAGCAAACTGACCATTTACcattatagaaaaatttaaattgtctTTACTAGAGTAGATTTAAATACAATATGAATCTTTATTTCTTCCACATCTATGAGGATACAACAAAACATCAATTCCAGTTTTACAGAAATATTAGTTTTCTCACCTTACATATGAAACTAGATAGCCAGTGcgacactgaaaaaaaaaaatccagttttctCTTGCTTAGTCTGATGCTCTGTGATGTGAAGTTAAACAGAAGCTACTTAGAAAAGCAGAAACTTTAGCTCAAACACAGAGACCCCTTTAAATAGATTAAGTAATTTAGTTACTTTTCCAGACAGGATCAACTGATTTTCATTCTAGTAAAACTAATTAAGGTACTTGATTGTCACTGGAAAATGTCAATTATAATCTATTTGAAATCACTGGGCTTTGAGCGCATACAACTCTAGGAGGTACTATTTAAATTGggtaatttttatatttgctgtattattACCATTTCCCAGTAGATGGCAGTATGATATCTTGCGGAAGGGGGAacctacatttttttcctctcctaatTTCAACAAAGTTATTGTAGAGACTCGGCACGGGGCTAATTTATTACCTTCTCCTTTATAAATGCACCTCAGAGAAGTGAGGCAACCCAGCCAAGGTCCCTGATATGCAAGGcaggaaaggatttttttcttttgagaaccAGGTTGAGTAACTACCCATGAATAGGAAAACATGACTTACATGCACAGGTGGAGCCTTGTAGCATAAGACCAACAGGCTTTGGCCAGGGTATGCTGTTTTCAAAACGTCTTTTTAATTCCAAGACATAAAATCTTAACAGCTGTATTTTCCCTGGTATGGTGTTCTACCCCTGTGGGTACCCCTCTATGTCTCATAGTCTCAACATTAAGAGCAGGTGTTCAGTATGCAGGCACACAGCTTTCTCTATGACGCAGCACTGCGGACCCAGGCCAAAAGAAGTCCTCAGAGACAAGGGGACTGTGGAAATGCAGACTGGCACGGCCAGTAAGTGAGGTGTACAAAATTGAGAGCTGCCTGACAGAACAGTAATGGGTATATGATCACCACCATTTCAAAGTCCAAAGCGGCTTTAGAGAAAAGTGCTACCGTAACTCGCTGGGTGGCCATATTCAGACAGCCCCAAATTCCCTGAGCAGCAATACTGTACCTGACTGATGTGAGGTCTTGTATGgctctcattttcttcctcttagtGTGAATACTCACATGCTTTACTACAGAAAtgttattattttctcatttagttcTGCACCTGACCCAGCTGGGGAGGTCACAATGTATATGGTGTATGCTGCATACTACCTTCCTACGTTCTGAACATTCCATTTTGACACACATCAGCCCCCAAGCATGTCAGGGGGCTAGATTTAAAGTGCATTGTGTTGCCTGCTCCCCAGCACGTCCAGAACAGTGGTACTGACACACACTATATGCTGCCAGGTGCATAAGTACTGATGTCTATCAGAATTGCCATATTACTTCCAAACCTCATTAACATCAAAGCCAAATGCAATAACTTCTATGCAACGTATCCTGTAATGTgtttataatttgtttatttatgtaaatCAAACCCAAGGGGATGCATAGCTAAGGAAAAACTCAGATTATAAACAAATGATGCATGAGAAGATATATTCTGCTATCCTTGTACTCAACAGTTTGAATGAAATATATTCCTAAAGAAAATTagtaagcttttttaaaaaatgctgaataCAGGAAGATGGTCACATGGCAAGTAAAGATGGTTACTTTACTTTGAAACAAACCAGAAGTTCTTGTTCCTGTGAGGCTCTAAGCTATACAGCCCTTCCTGTGTTGAGGTAGCTAAGTTTTCACAACTAAATCTGGAGCAAACGCTGGTATATGAGGCCCTGCTGTGTCCCTCTACATTATGACAAACTATCAACATTAATGAAGCGCTGATAAAAGATCTGAGGATACACAGCTCTACGGTACACCGAGGGAGGGTTTCTCCAGCCAAGCTTTTCTCACTCTCCCTTCTGCTAAATGAACATCCCTTTTTAGACCTTCTCACATTCAGACTTAACTTTACTTGTCTGTCTTCCTACCAGAAACCCCGTTAGTCCCTTCTGAGATGATCCTCGAGCTAACTGTCCAACAGTAAGTTACTAATAGGAAAGAAAGCGAAATAAACTGAGTGCTCGAGAAATTAAAGGCACTATGGGAGCTGAAATAGTGATAACAGTTCACGATTACTGAGCATTTACAGCATGCCCAGCCCTGTTCTAAGAAGTCTACACACAGACCCTATGACACTCTAAGGAAGAACCTGTTaggtatccccattttacaggagagTAAGGTGCTATCCCTGAGAAGGATTCTTGACTAGCAGTTGACCCTTGAAGCATTTGCAATGTGTGGGCGCTTTGGGTCACCACAGACTAAAGAGATGTAACTGGCATTTAGTGGGTCGGGACCAGAGATGCTACACCTCCTGTCAATCACCAGGTAGTCTCAGACAGGGAGCAACTGTCCCACCCCAAATGCAAATGACATTCCCACTGAGCACCACTCACTTGCTGAGAACTTGCCTCCCCCATTCTTTTTATTAAACTACTCGTCACTTTTAGATTTTTGTATGAGTCCTGATTACATTTAGGATTAAATCTGAGGACAGCTCTGACATTCCGCCAATAGATGACTAGGTTGAAAACGGTTGAGCTGTTTTGTGCATAAAAGTCCCTCTTCCTAATATCTTCCACACCGCCACCACTgtaagaacaaacaaaaagcgtCAACACAACTAACTTTTTATCCTGAAGCCACTAATATGATAGTTTAAGAAAAACTGCATATTTCTATTTCAAGAAAAACTTGAAATAGGGCACAAATTCTTATAAATACATCCGTCATGTAAAATTTTTTCCACGAGGAATTGTTTTCTATGTACCCAGCTGCATTAGTGTAATCTGAGTGAAATGACATAGGAATGTATGACCTACTCAAAACTGGACTTTGCCGTCAGGTACAACAAGTCTGTATGAAATTCACTTTCTCCCAGGGGCCATGGCCTCTTGACTCCAACGAAACCCTGTGAAAACGAATTCTCTTTTCACATCCAAAAGCACTGGGCAGGCAGCGTGCAGGCCATGGTAATCCTTGATGCAGTGGTAAAAACAAACCTATTAATAAATTAACTTCATTGGTTGTCTggtgtcttatttctttccactaatttcatttttcagtccTCGTTTCTGTAGAGGCAGAAAACTGTAAGCCCTGTTTGCTACAGAAATAAATGATTAACGGTCTGTAATTATCAGCTGGAAGCAAAGAACCTTGCAGGGATAACAGACTGAAGATTAAGTCTGGAAGTGAATCACCTAACAAGCATTGAACCCGCTTCCTGGTTCAGCAGATGCGGTGAGGCCCATATTTGCAGGACTAAGAAGCCCCGGGGTgatggagatggtggtggtggcccTCAGACAACATTTCCAGGGGCACAGGATTGCACgtggcagggaggcaggactCTAAACTAGACAGCCAGTTTGCAAGGAGATACGCCTAAAGGCCAGAACTCTTCACAAGATATTTGATTTGAAGATGCCTAATATTTAAGGCCCTGCTCATGCTGGAATGGGAACTCCTTAGTTTCAGATTTATACCTGTTCTGTATTTCTAGTCTTATGGTATTCCGGCTAGTCTGTACATATGAAGTCCTCCACATCTTAAAAGTATTTCTGTGAAGTGTAACCATTATTCCTGAAGCTATACATACTGTTACTAaggatgaaaaaatacatttttctgccACTTGACTTGAACCTAAAAGTTTTGAATTCTTCTCTCAGTCAGAAATGCTTCGAGATGCTGGTTTGTCTCCCTTTCCACCTGATTGCAACCCAATTTGTGGCTCTGAGAGATACATTTCTTAACGTGATGCAAATGAGAGATTTCTCAGCATCTCTTCTGTCATGTCTTCCTAAAATGCTGTACTTTCAAAGTCACTCGTTGaagaagcaatattttaaaaaatcacctagaGGATAAGAAATCCCTGACACACATGCATCTCTAAGAAATGCACTCAGCCTATAAAAGTTCTTACCTGCATGAGCTGCTGCttcaatttctgtatttctgaaaTGTTCAGCTCACTGAATAAGTCGGAAACAGGGTGCAGAGGCTCCCCCTTCCTCAGCGTGGGGGTGCGGTAGTCCCCACTCAGTTTCCCGAGGGGCCCATGGAGATGGCCGTTCATCTTGTCGTCATTGTTCGGCTGGCCCCCGTCCTCGGCAAACTTGAGCCCCTCCACCGAGATGCTGAGGTGGTTGTCGCTGAGGGTCATGTACTGGGACAGCTCCTTCCTCAGGGTGTTCTTGTGCTCCCGTTCGTTTTTCAGGGTCTCGAGGGCTTCCTCCAGCTGGTGCTCGGCGATCTCTTTCAACCGGATGGCGTCTTCCAACTGGCTGTTCAGCAGCACCGTCTCCTCCTCAAATCGCTTGATTTCATGCTTTAAGCCTTCGTATTCCACCTGAAGCATACAGGAGAGAGAAGATTCATAGAACTAAAATTTGGGTCTTACAAAACTGCCATTGAACACTCCGGTGgaccaaattatttaaaaaattaaaacattagtcCATAAAGTAAATCGAAGTTACACACAGTATATACACCCTTAAAGTAACACAGGGTGGCTTTTtaatcatatatacatatgacaTATACGTATATAATCATGCAtgtcatatatatttaatatatgtcaaaccatgtatatataattaaaattcttAACAGATATGAAAAGTGTCTGTTTTAGGATTTCTTTTGTGGGATCTGGTGGGCAAAAGGGGGCACCATTTGCCCAATAAatgaggaattttaaaaaaagtttatcaGAATATTCACAACCAAGAGTTTATCATCACTATTACTTTGTCCCATATAATTATTAACAATGAGGAAATTATCATACGCAGAGATAAACTACTTTAAAGATTACAAGAAAATAATCTCAGTAACATATATTTGAGAGGAAGATAAGTCAGCAAAGAAAAATTTAACATGTTTAAGGATAAAATCTGGAGAAATGGTATCAAAtactcaatatttaaaaatacatatatatgtagttatCAATGTAATATTCTTTTAATTATAATCAAATAAGAGCCTGCTCATACACCCTCGTGGTCACGAAAGTCCAAGGTGAAGAGATCTCTACTCTAACCCAACATGCCTTCCTGGGGGCTTTTCCATGGCACTCATCAATCACATGACACTTTctaatagtattttatttctacaaCTACACTGTAATCTCCTTACAAGAGGAAATACTTTTTATGCACCTACTAGATGTCCCACCCAGCGTGTCAGTGTTCCTTCCCAGTGCTTCAGCAGAGTTCTGTTCTTTAATACGTACTGCTGAATgacaaaataaagcagaaaaagtaATATAATAATCATGAAATTATTTATCAATATAAACTATTTgtttagtttaaaatttattttagtatttatattAGTTTAAACTTGTATTTTAAGAAGGATTTTAAGAATCAAGGAACAGGGATCACAGACCATTATCACTTTCATGTATCTCTATCCTCACACCTCTTTGTTCTAACCTTGCAAGGGTTAAAATAAGAGTTTCTGATGTAAGTTTAGGATGTCAGTTTGGCTGGTGTTACAGAGACCTAAATAAGAGTGACTTAGTGGAGATAGAAGTTTACTTCTCTTTCTGTTCAGGCAGATTCATTCACTCCACTCGCTCAAATGCGGCTCAGGCTCCTAACAACCCCCCAACAGTTCCATGTTTCTCTGCTTTGGCAAAGACCGTGTCCTGGACAAACCCCTTCATCATTCTTCAGGACCCAAGTCAAGAATGCGGTCCCCAGTCTGCAGTCTTTGCTGACCCACTCAGGCAAACGGCTCACTCCTTTCCGCAGCCGTCACTGGTAGGCCCCACACAGCCAGAGCCCCAGCTAAGGGAAGGCGCCAAGAAGCAAAGCAAGAAGGCATTTAAACACCTGTTGTGTGACATTTTACAGGCAGCATCAAAGGAGCCACCATGAGAGAAAGTACTGACTTTGCCGGACCTCCTTATAGCGACTTCATAGTTTAgtacctcttttatttttaacttttatttaccaTGAGGGTTGGGGATGGGTACCATAATCTGTTCAGGCTCCAGGAACTCTAAAGATCTGAATCTTGCCCTGTATTGCCAAATCTAACAC
Encoded proteins:
- the BICD1 gene encoding protein bicaudal D homolog 1 isoform X9; translated protein: MAAEEAPQAADHYKAEIERLSKELAETTHEKIQAAEYGLVVLEEKLTLKQHYDELEAEYDGLKQELEQLREAFGQSFSIHRKVAEDGETREETLLQESASKEAYYLGKILEMQNELKQSRAVVTNVQAENERLTAIVQDLKENNEMVELQRIRMKDEIREYKFREARLLQDYTELEEENITLQKLVSTLKQNQVEYEGLKHEIKRFEEETVLLNSQLEDAIRLKEIAEHQLEEALETLKNEREHKNTLRKELSQYMTLSDNHLSISVEGLKFAEDGGQPNNDDKMNGHLHGPLGKLSGDYRTPTLRKGEPLHPVSDLFSELNISEIQKLKQQLMQVEREKAILLANLQESQTQLEHTKGALTEQHERVHRLTEHVNAMRGLQSSKELKAELDGEKGRDSGGEAHDYEVDIHGLEILECKYRVAVTEVIDLKAEIKALKEKYNKSVENHTEEKAKYESKIQMYDEQVTSLEKSTKESGEKMAHMEKELQKMTGIANENHNTLNTAQDELVTFSEELAQLYHHVCLCNNETPNRVMLDYYRQSRVTRSGSLKGPEDPRGLVSPRLARRGMSSPVETRTSSEPVSKENTEASKEPSPTKTPTISPVITAPPSSPVLDTSDIRKEPMNIYNLNAIIRDQIKHLQKAVDRSLQLSRQRAAARELAPMIDKDKEALMEEILKLKSLLSTKREQIATLRAVLKANKQTAEVALANLKNKYENEKAMVTETMTKLRNELKALKEDAATFSSLRAMFATRCDEYVTQLDEMQRQLAAAEDEKKTLNTLLRMAIQQKLALTQRLEDLEFDHEQSRRTKGKLGKSKIGSPKAIFTFPL
- the BICD1 gene encoding protein bicaudal D homolog 1 isoform X10, with translation MAAEEAPQAADHYKAEIERLSKELAETTHEKIQAAEYGLVVLEEKLTLKQHYDELEAEYDGLKQELEQLREAFGQSFSIHRKVAEDGETREETLLQESASKEAYYLGKILEMQNELKQSRAVVTNVQAENERLTAIVQDLKENNEMVELQRIRMKDEIREYKFREARLLQDYTELEEENITLQKLVSTLKQNQVEYEGLKHEIKRFEEETVLLNSQLEDAIRLKEIAEHQLEEALETLKNEREHKNTLRKELSQYMTLSDNHLSISVEGLKFAEDGGQPNNDDKMNGHLHGPLGKLSGDYRTPTLRKGEPLHPVSDLFSELNISEIQKLKQQLMQVEREKAILLANLQESQTQLEHTKGALTEQHERVHRLTEHVNAMRGLQSSKELKAELDGEKGRDSGGEAHDYEVDIHGLEILECKYRVAVTEVIDLKAEIKALKEKYNKSVENHTEEKAKYESKIQMYDEQVTSLEKSTKESGEKMAHMEKELQKMTGIANENHNTLNTAQDELVTFSEELAQLYHHVCLCNNETPNRVMLDYYRQSRVTRSGSLKGPEDPRGLVSPRLARRGMSSPVETRTSSEPVSKENTEASKEPSPTKTPTISPVITAPPSSPVLDTSDIRKEPMNIYNLNAIIRDQIKHLQKAVDRSLQLSRQRAAARELAPMIDKDKEALMEEILKLKSLLSTKREQIATLRAVLKANKQTAEVALANLKNKYENEKAMVTETMTKLRNELKALKEDAATFSSLRAMFATRCDEYVTQLDEMQRQLAAAEDEKKTLNTLLRMAIQQKLALTQRLEDLEFDHEQSRRTKGKLGKSKIGSPKSRPSSP